A segment of the Cytobacillus luteolus genome:
TTGATGGTAAAATGTGTGCTCACTTTGAACATACAATTGCTATTACCGAAAATGGATATGAGATCCTTACAAAAGCCTAAGTGAAGGTGATTATGGTTTGCGCGAATCTGATTCGAGTCCACTCATAGGTCAGTTTGTAATGATTACAGAGGGCAGAGATGCCGGTCAGTATGCAGTGATCATACAAATTCTCGATGAACGCTTCGTATTACTTGCAGATGGGGATAAGCGGAAGTTCAATAAGCCTAAAAAGAAAAACATTAATCATCTTGAATTTTTCAATTGCGTATCTCCGGAAGTTCAGAGCAGTATTAATGAAACGAGTCGTGTGACAAATGGTAAACTTAAGTATGCATTACAAAAGTTTATTAATGAT
Coding sequences within it:
- a CDS encoding KOW domain-containing RNA-binding protein, coding for MRESDSSPLIGQFVMITEGRDAGQYAVIIQILDERFVLLADGDKRKFNKPKKKNINHLEFFNCVSPEVQSSINETSRVTNGKLKYALQKFINDHVTDLKKGEQFDG